One region of Bradyrhizobium betae genomic DNA includes:
- a CDS encoding nucleotidyltransferase family protein produces the protein MTSKLPDALRPRFLMLFRAALGHGQTAVDAYQAWRASEPLDAADEVVYRTMPLLVATADKAGITDADTRRMRGVVKHVWLSNATRVRDVVAAGAALKQAGIASQLIKGGALFARDESYMAKRMTGDYDLLVRRSQAKRAIDVLRQASFRSHGMKVELFSESDFDRDIHAVAMSRAGFSRSIDLHWRALFWLEDESLTEELFSTAETATLLTHEVLIPGLAEHLAIAAMRPEPADQSEMVSRALEVVHVLESAGGKVDWDRFRSIVTRYNGSLFAAQLLDVVAREMPELVPDGLVDELWRYGPPGKSVEIAIRAVPWAQRSQWQHFWVAFFAALRAQFKSPFRGGDWLRLPGAAAAAFDASAVHFPLFRDAILKRVWQRAARAPHPLQGKDVWFGQGFSIPEDEGRWTDQQFAVIDVPVDGQSQALADVELAVIPFLPPGTERFRFAAYAGGEVLQITAGRKDPMPFRVALKASILGKDKRKIVVALRMLDMRRPMDNGHSIDHRLLGLFVKSVSVNGVPVFTPAGAAP, from the coding sequence ATGACATCGAAACTGCCCGACGCGCTGAGGCCGCGCTTTCTGATGCTGTTCCGGGCTGCGCTCGGGCACGGCCAGACCGCCGTCGACGCCTACCAGGCCTGGCGTGCGTCAGAGCCGCTGGATGCCGCCGACGAGGTCGTCTACCGGACCATGCCGCTGCTCGTCGCCACCGCCGACAAGGCCGGAATTACGGATGCCGACACCAGGCGGATGCGCGGCGTCGTCAAGCATGTCTGGCTGTCGAACGCGACGCGGGTGCGCGACGTCGTCGCGGCCGGCGCGGCGCTGAAGCAAGCCGGCATCGCCTCGCAGCTGATCAAGGGCGGCGCCTTGTTCGCGCGCGACGAGAGCTACATGGCCAAGCGCATGACCGGAGATTACGATCTGCTGGTCAGGCGCTCCCAGGCGAAACGTGCCATCGACGTGCTGAGGCAGGCCTCGTTCCGCAGCCACGGCATGAAGGTCGAGCTGTTCTCGGAGTCCGATTTCGACCGCGATATCCACGCAGTTGCGATGTCGCGGGCCGGTTTCAGCCGGTCCATCGACCTGCATTGGCGTGCGCTGTTCTGGCTCGAGGACGAGAGCCTGACCGAGGAGCTGTTCAGCACCGCCGAGACGGCGACGCTGCTGACGCACGAGGTGCTGATCCCCGGGCTCGCCGAGCATCTGGCGATCGCGGCGATGCGTCCGGAGCCGGCCGATCAGAGCGAGATGGTCTCCCGAGCGCTCGAGGTCGTGCATGTTCTGGAGAGCGCCGGCGGCAAGGTCGACTGGGATCGCTTCCGTTCGATCGTGACGCGCTACAATGGCAGCCTGTTCGCAGCGCAATTGCTCGACGTCGTCGCGCGCGAGATGCCGGAGCTCGTGCCGGATGGTCTGGTCGATGAGTTGTGGCGCTACGGCCCGCCCGGGAAATCCGTCGAGATCGCCATTCGCGCGGTACCGTGGGCGCAGCGCTCGCAATGGCAGCACTTCTGGGTGGCCTTCTTTGCCGCCCTGCGCGCGCAGTTCAAGAGCCCGTTCCGGGGCGGGGATTGGCTGAGGCTGCCGGGCGCTGCCGCCGCCGCGTTCGATGCCAGTGCCGTGCATTTTCCTCTGTTTCGGGACGCGATCCTGAAGCGGGTCTGGCAGCGGGCGGCGCGCGCGCCGCATCCGCTGCAAGGCAAGGACGTCTGGTTCGGGCAGGGATTCTCGATTCCGGAGGACGAGGGACGCTGGACCGATCAGCAATTCGCGGTCATCGACGTGCCGGTCGACGGACAGTCGCAGGCGCTAGCCGACGTCGAGCTCGCGGTGATCCCGTTCCTGCCGCCGGGCACGGAGCGCTTTCGCTTCGCCGCCTATGCCGGCGGCGAGGTGCTGCAGATCACCGCCGGGCGCAAGGATCCGATGCCGTTCAGGGTCGCACTGAAGGCAAGCATCCTCGGCAAGGACAAGCGGAAAATCGTCGTCGCGCTGCGGATGCTGGACATGCGTCGCCCGATGGACAACGGCCATTCGATCGACCACCGGCTGCTCGGACTGTTCGTGAAATCGGTCTCGGTCAACGGCGTGCCGGTGTTCACTCCGGCGGGCGCTGCGCCTTGA
- the murJ gene encoding murein biosynthesis integral membrane protein MurJ, which produces MLGRIFTVGGYTLLSRLTGFARDIMLAAILGAGPVADAFFVALRLPNHFRAIFAEGAFNAAWVPAYAHVHGEKGEGAAKLFADRIFTLLLASQIVLLIVAWLFMPQAMSILAPGFSEDAEQRKLAIELTRITFPYLLLITLVTLYGGMLNVMQRFASAAAASIFLNVAMMMTLALAAWFPTAGHAAAWGVLISGFLQYFLLAGDLARHGGLPRFAPLRLDEDIRGFFKALGPATLGSMGTQVALFADTIIATFLPAGALSALYYADRLNQLPIGVIGIAIGTVLLPEMSKRITANDHDGAMKAQRRAFDFTLLFSIPFVAAFLTVPDEIMRALFARGAFSKADAVAAGGTLAAYAIGLIPFVLIRSAVATFYARKDTATPVRASLTGIAVNVALKVALMGSLAQIGLALATAAGVWTNLLLVLFFAVRRGFLVLDRAWLTSFAKFLLTGVILAASFWLIARFCAASLASMHFGDEMTLGLLALGGTIVYALAILILFGRNWLVSLVRS; this is translated from the coding sequence ATGCTCGGACGCATCTTCACGGTTGGTGGTTACACGCTGCTCTCGCGGCTGACGGGATTTGCCCGCGACATCATGCTCGCGGCGATCCTCGGCGCCGGTCCCGTGGCCGACGCCTTCTTCGTGGCGCTGCGGCTGCCCAACCATTTCCGCGCGATCTTTGCCGAAGGCGCCTTCAATGCGGCCTGGGTGCCGGCCTATGCCCATGTCCATGGCGAAAAGGGCGAGGGGGCGGCAAAACTGTTCGCCGACCGCATCTTCACGCTGCTGCTGGCCTCGCAAATCGTGCTGCTGATCGTCGCGTGGCTGTTCATGCCGCAGGCCATGAGCATCCTGGCACCGGGCTTTTCCGAGGATGCCGAGCAGCGCAAGCTCGCGATCGAGCTGACCCGGATCACCTTTCCCTATCTGCTGCTGATCACGCTGGTGACGCTCTATGGCGGCATGCTCAACGTGATGCAGCGCTTTGCCAGCGCAGCCGCCGCCTCGATCTTCCTCAACGTCGCGATGATGATGACCCTGGCGCTGGCCGCCTGGTTTCCGACCGCGGGCCACGCCGCGGCCTGGGGCGTGCTGATCTCAGGCTTCCTGCAGTATTTCCTGCTCGCCGGCGATCTTGCCCGCCATGGCGGCCTGCCGCGCTTTGCCCCGCTCAGGCTCGACGAAGACATCCGCGGCTTCTTCAAAGCGCTCGGGCCGGCGACGCTGGGATCGATGGGCACGCAGGTCGCGCTGTTCGCCGACACCATCATCGCGACCTTCCTGCCCGCGGGCGCGCTGTCGGCGCTCTATTACGCCGACCGCCTCAATCAATTGCCGATCGGCGTCATCGGCATTGCCATCGGCACGGTGCTGCTGCCGGAGATGTCGAAGCGGATCACGGCCAACGACCATGACGGCGCGATGAAGGCGCAGCGCCGCGCGTTCGATTTCACGCTGCTGTTCTCGATCCCTTTCGTCGCGGCCTTCCTGACCGTGCCCGACGAGATCATGCGCGCGCTGTTCGCCCGCGGCGCGTTCTCGAAAGCCGATGCGGTGGCCGCCGGCGGCACACTGGCGGCTTACGCCATCGGCCTGATCCCCTTCGTGCTGATCCGCAGCGCGGTCGCGACCTTCTATGCGCGCAAGGATACGGCGACGCCGGTGCGGGCGTCGCTGACCGGGATCGCGGTCAACGTCGCGCTGAAAGTCGCCTTGATGGGATCGCTCGCCCAGATCGGTCTCGCGCTGGCAACAGCAGCCGGTGTCTGGACCAATCTGCTGCTGGTGCTGTTCTTCGCCGTGCGGCGAGGGTTTCTCGTGCTGGACCGCGCCTGGCTGACGTCGTTCGCGAAATTCCTGCTGACTGGAGTGATCTTGGCCGCGAGCTTCTGGCTGATCGCGCGGTTCTGCGCTGCGTCGCTGGCCTCGATGCACTTCGGGGACGAAATGACGCTGGGCCTGCTCGCCCTCGGGGGCACGATCGTCTACGCGCTCGCGATCCTCATCCTGTTCGGTCGCAACTGGCTGGTCTCGCTGGTGCGCAGTTAG
- a CDS encoding xanthine dehydrogenase family protein molybdopterin-binding subunit, whose amino-acid sequence MAAPIKFGVGQSVLRKEDDALIRGKGRYTDDYAPQAALRSLMLRSPHAHAKFTIDASRARTLPGVALILTADDVKDLGDLPCLFNLETEPFKGPPYPILAKDEVRHVGDSIAFVVAETIDQARDAIEAIEVKWTPLPSVTGLVNAIKKGAPQVWPDKSGNVLFDVSIGDKKATEAAFAKAHAVAEISIVNPRVVASFMEARAAVCEYDAKADYLTLTVGSQGSHRLRDILCQNVLKIPTEKMRVICPDVGGGFGTKLFPYREYALLAVAARQLKKAVKWAADRTEHFMGDAQGRDNVTTARMALTEDGKFLAMDCDLMGDMGAYLSTFGPYIPHGGAGMLPGLYDIQAFYCRVRTVFTNSVPVDAYRGAGRPEAAYVIERLVDACARKLDMTPDAIRRKNFIPPKALPYKTATGKVYDSGDFAAHLKRAMEIGEWKEFPKRAKAAKKHGLIRGIGLASYVEVCGTMGEETANVRMDPNGDITVLIGTQSSGQGHQTAYAQIVAEQFGVAPERVHVHQGDTAMIATGLGTGGSASIPSGGVSVERATRELGQKLKEIAAQALEASAGDLEITDGIVRIAGTDRSISFADLAKRPGADPSKLNASATFASADGTYPNGTHVAEVEIDPATGIIKIVNYVIVDDFGKTLNPLLLAGQVHGGAMQGIGQALMEQVVYGAGDGQLITATYMDYALPRAADGPDFVFETNNIPCTTNPLGVKGAGEAGAIGSCPAVVNAIVDGLWREYKIDHIDMPATPERVWIAINEHHRRHSL is encoded by the coding sequence ATGGCGGCTCCCATCAAGTTCGGCGTTGGCCAAAGCGTGCTGCGCAAGGAGGATGACGCGCTCATCCGCGGCAAGGGCCGCTATACCGACGACTATGCGCCGCAGGCCGCGCTCCGCAGCCTGATGCTGCGCTCGCCGCACGCGCATGCCAAGTTCACCATCGATGCGAGCCGCGCCCGCACGCTGCCCGGCGTTGCGCTCATCCTGACCGCCGATGACGTCAAGGATCTCGGCGATCTGCCCTGCCTGTTCAATCTCGAAACCGAGCCGTTCAAAGGCCCGCCTTACCCCATTCTCGCCAAGGACGAGGTGCGTCATGTCGGCGATTCCATCGCCTTCGTCGTCGCCGAGACCATCGACCAGGCCCGCGACGCGATCGAGGCGATCGAGGTCAAGTGGACGCCGCTGCCTTCAGTGACCGGCCTCGTCAACGCGATCAAGAAGGGCGCGCCGCAGGTCTGGCCGGACAAATCAGGCAATGTGCTGTTCGATGTTTCGATCGGCGACAAGAAAGCCACCGAAGCCGCCTTCGCCAAGGCCCATGCCGTCGCCGAGATCTCCATCGTCAATCCGCGCGTGGTCGCGAGCTTCATGGAGGCGCGCGCGGCGGTCTGCGAATACGACGCCAAGGCCGATTATCTGACGCTGACCGTCGGCAGCCAGGGCAGCCATCGCCTGCGCGACATTCTCTGCCAGAACGTGCTCAAGATCCCGACCGAGAAGATGCGGGTGATCTGCCCCGACGTCGGCGGCGGCTTCGGCACCAAGCTGTTTCCCTATCGCGAATACGCCCTCCTGGCGGTTGCCGCGCGACAGCTGAAGAAGGCCGTGAAATGGGCGGCCGACCGCACCGAGCATTTCATGGGCGACGCGCAGGGCCGCGACAACGTCACCACCGCCAGGATGGCGCTGACTGAGGACGGCAAATTCCTCGCGATGGATTGCGACCTGATGGGCGACATGGGCGCCTATCTGTCGACCTTCGGGCCCTACATTCCCCACGGCGGCGCCGGCATGCTGCCGGGTCTCTACGACATCCAGGCCTTCTACTGCCGGGTGCGCACGGTCTTCACCAACAGCGTTCCTGTAGATGCCTACCGCGGCGCGGGACGGCCCGAAGCCGCCTATGTGATCGAGCGTCTTGTGGACGCCTGCGCGCGCAAACTCGACATGACGCCGGACGCCATCCGCCGCAAGAATTTTATCCCGCCGAAGGCGCTGCCCTACAAGACGGCCACGGGCAAGGTCTACGATTCCGGCGACTTCGCCGCGCACCTCAAGCGCGCGATGGAGATCGGCGAGTGGAAGGAGTTTCCCAAGCGCGCCAAGGCAGCCAAGAAGCACGGCTTGATCCGTGGCATTGGTCTAGCGAGCTATGTCGAGGTCTGTGGCACCATGGGCGAGGAGACCGCCAATGTGCGGATGGACCCCAACGGCGACATCACCGTCCTGATCGGCACGCAGTCGAGCGGGCAGGGTCACCAGACCGCCTATGCGCAGATCGTCGCGGAGCAGTTCGGTGTTGCGCCGGAACGCGTGCACGTCCATCAGGGCGACACCGCCATGATCGCAACGGGCCTCGGCACCGGCGGCTCAGCCTCGATTCCCTCCGGTGGCGTCAGTGTCGAGCGCGCCACGCGCGAGCTTGGACAAAAGCTGAAAGAGATCGCGGCGCAGGCGCTGGAAGCCAGCGCCGGCGACCTCGAGATCACCGACGGTATCGTGCGGATCGCCGGCACCGACCGGTCGATCTCGTTCGCCGATCTTGCCAAGCGGCCCGGCGCCGACCCGTCGAAGCTGAACGCGAGCGCGACCTTTGCCAGCGCCGACGGCACCTATCCCAACGGCACGCATGTCGCGGAGGTCGAGATCGATCCGGCGACCGGCATCATCAAGATCGTCAACTACGTGATCGTCGACGATTTCGGCAAGACGCTCAATCCGCTGCTGCTGGCGGGGCAGGTGCATGGCGGCGCCATGCAGGGCATCGGCCAGGCCTTGATGGAGCAGGTGGTCTATGGCGCGGGCGACGGCCAGCTCATCACCGCGACCTACATGGACTACGCGCTGCCGCGCGCGGCGGATGGTCCCGACTTCGTGTTCGAGACCAACAACATCCCCTGCACGACCAATCCGCTGGGCGTGAAGGGGGCGGGCGAAGCCGGCGCGATCGGCTCCTGCCCGGCGGTGGTCAATGCCATCGTCGACGGCCTCTGGCGCGAATACAAGATCGACCACATCGACATGCCGGCAACGCCTGAGCGGGTGTGGATCGCCATCAACGAGCACCATCGCCGTCACAGCCTGTGA
- a CDS encoding class I SAM-dependent methyltransferase, whose product MTDSSARQAQLRARVLELARASDPYAHIYAGKEFRRDYVAARTLAWSVLFKDLRDTTGRVLEIGSKEGRSAIFWLEFFAGAHLTCIDLFHDEDSERFDLNLVAYGMRLRKIAGTSIKALGVLREENAVFDFIYVDGSHQRDDVMIDCLGAWRLLREGGVMLMDDYTWKPDNPDAERVAPAVDVFLAWHGDAEVILRSHQVAVRKRRA is encoded by the coding sequence ATGACCGACTCTTCCGCCCGACAGGCGCAACTTCGCGCGCGAGTCCTCGAGCTGGCGCGGGCGAGCGACCCCTACGCCCACATCTATGCGGGCAAGGAGTTTCGGCGCGACTACGTCGCCGCGCGCACGCTCGCCTGGAGCGTGCTGTTCAAGGACCTGCGCGACACCACCGGCCGTGTGCTCGAGATCGGCTCCAAGGAGGGGCGATCCGCCATTTTCTGGCTGGAGTTCTTCGCCGGTGCACATCTCACCTGTATCGATCTCTTCCACGACGAGGATTCCGAGCGGTTCGACCTCAACCTCGTCGCCTACGGAATGCGCCTGCGCAAGATCGCGGGCACCTCGATCAAGGCGCTCGGTGTCCTGCGCGAAGAGAATGCGGTGTTCGATTTCATCTATGTCGACGGCAGCCATCAGCGTGACGACGTGATGATCGATTGCCTCGGCGCCTGGCGCCTGCTGCGCGAGGGTGGCGTGATGCTGATGGACGACTACACCTGGAAGCCCGACAATCCCGACGCAGAACGCGTCGCGCCCGCCGTCGACGTCTTCCTGGCCTGGCACGGCGATGCCGAAGTGATCCTCAGGAGCCATCAGGTCGCCGTGCGGAAGCGCCGCGCCTGA
- a CDS encoding NAD(P)-dependent alcohol dehydrogenase, whose translation MGKMMKAAVFVEKGRIELTDKPIPDVGPNDALVRITTTTICGTDVHILKAEYPVAKGLTIGHEPVGIIEKLGSGVTGYREGQRVIAGAICPNFNSYAAQDCAPSQDGSYLVASGRCGCHGYKLTAGWRFGNLIDGSQAEYILVPDAQGNLAPVPDGLTDEQVLMCPDIMSTGFKGAENANIKIGDTVVVFAQGPIGLCAAAGARLLGATTIITVDGNDGRLAVSKKLGADITINFKTQDPVSEVMKYTGGKGADSAIEALGTQATFESALRCIRPGGTLSSLGVYSSDLKIPMDAFGAGLGDHKINSALCPGGKERMRRLMAVVASGRVDLKPLVTHTRKLDDIVEAYDLFANQRDGVLKVAIKP comes from the coding sequence ATGGGCAAGATGATGAAGGCCGCCGTTTTTGTCGAGAAGGGGCGAATCGAGCTGACCGACAAGCCGATCCCGGATGTCGGCCCCAACGATGCGCTGGTCCGGATTACGACGACGACGATCTGTGGAACCGACGTCCACATTCTCAAGGCCGAATACCCCGTGGCAAAGGGCCTCACCATCGGCCACGAACCGGTCGGCATCATTGAAAAGCTTGGTAGCGGCGTGACCGGGTATCGGGAAGGGCAGCGCGTCATCGCTGGCGCAATCTGCCCCAACTTCAACAGCTACGCCGCTCAGGACTGCGCGCCTTCACAGGACGGCAGCTATCTCGTCGCATCGGGGCGCTGCGGATGTCACGGCTACAAACTCACCGCCGGCTGGCGCTTTGGCAACCTGATTGACGGTTCGCAAGCCGAATACATCCTCGTGCCCGATGCCCAGGGCAACCTCGCGCCCGTGCCCGACGGCCTGACGGACGAGCAGGTGCTGATGTGCCCGGACATCATGTCCACCGGCTTCAAAGGCGCAGAAAACGCCAACATCAAGATTGGCGACACCGTCGTGGTGTTCGCGCAGGGTCCAATCGGCCTGTGCGCGGCCGCGGGCGCCAGGCTGCTGGGTGCGACCACCATCATCACGGTGGACGGCAATGATGGCCGGCTGGCCGTCAGCAAGAAGCTCGGCGCGGACATCACCATCAATTTCAAGACTCAGGATCCGGTGTCCGAGGTGATGAAATACACCGGAGGCAAGGGCGCGGACAGCGCGATCGAGGCTCTCGGGACGCAAGCCACGTTCGAGAGCGCGCTACGCTGCATCCGCCCGGGCGGCACGCTGTCGAGTTTGGGCGTCTACAGTTCGGACCTGAAGATCCCCATGGATGCCTTCGGCGCCGGTCTCGGCGACCACAAGATCAACAGCGCGCTGTGCCCCGGAGGCAAGGAGCGCATGCGCCGGCTCATGGCCGTCGTCGCTTCCGGCAGGGTGGATCTGAAGCCACTGGTCACGCACACGCGCAAACTCGATGACATCGTCGAGGCTTACGATCTCTTCGCCAACCAGCGAGACGGCGTTCTGAAAGTGGCCATCAAGCCCTGA
- a CDS encoding DUF1127 domain-containing protein produces the protein MPPQLTSVSSGIERDAARRRLDLSVISSPLRRYWRAFQQRRQRSRVTLQDLNDRELMDIGLTRGEIDYVTPERAIDRLRDSTMQIWGRGGM, from the coding sequence ATGCCACCTCAACTGACCAGCGTTTCATCCGGGATCGAGCGCGACGCCGCGAGGCGTCGCCTCGACCTCTCCGTCATATCAAGCCCGCTCAGGCGATATTGGCGTGCGTTTCAGCAGCGGCGCCAGCGCTCACGAGTCACCTTGCAGGATCTGAATGACAGGGAGCTGATGGATATCGGCCTGACGCGTGGCGAGATCGACTACGTCACGCCTGAACGCGCGATCGATAGACTGAGAGATAGCACGATGCAGATATGGGGCCGAGGTGGGATGTGA
- a CDS encoding CHRD domain-containing protein has product MNKAIYATLALGAAVAFASPASAEKLKATLDGKSEVPATTSSATGTADLDYDAASKKLSWKLRYSGLSGPATAAHFHGPAEAGKNAGVAIPIPGAATSPVEGSATLTDAQAADLLGGKLYVNIHTAANPGGEIRGQVTK; this is encoded by the coding sequence ATGAACAAAGCCATTTATGCCACGCTGGCGCTCGGAGCCGCCGTCGCATTCGCAAGCCCCGCCAGCGCGGAGAAGCTGAAGGCGACGCTGGACGGCAAGTCCGAGGTGCCCGCGACCACCAGCAGCGCCACCGGAACGGCCGACCTGGACTATGACGCCGCCAGCAAGAAACTCTCCTGGAAGCTGCGCTATTCGGGCCTCTCCGGCCCCGCCACCGCCGCGCATTTCCACGGCCCCGCCGAAGCCGGCAAGAACGCCGGCGTCGCGATCCCGATCCCGGGCGCAGCCACCAGCCCGGTCGAGGGCTCGGCGACGTTGACCGACGCGCAGGCCGCCGATCTGCTCGGCGGCAAGCTCTACGTCAACATCCACACCGCAGCCAACCCGGGCGGCGAGATCCGCGGTCAGGTGACGAAATAA
- a CDS encoding cytochrome c yields MLRRTILAVLIAALAAFGVYWWLTAPAALALPVTARAPNLANGQELFNAGGCASCHAIPNQPDRLRLGGGLPLGSPFGTFYAPNISPDPVDGIGRWSEADFVNAAIRGVSPDGTHYFPAFPYTSYHLADVDDFRDLFAYLKTLPAVQGKVRDHDLPFPFNIRRNVGIWKLLFMDGKPFAPDASRSPQWNRGAYLVNGFGHCAECHSPRNFLGGIITSQRFAGGPNPDGEGWVPNITQKGIGAWSEKDIADFLETGDMPEGDSASGAMRPVIKNLAQLTREDRAAMAAYLKSLPPVDGPTPPKRKAGGG; encoded by the coding sequence ATGCTGCGACGAACAATTCTTGCCGTGCTGATCGCCGCCCTCGCAGCCTTCGGCGTCTATTGGTGGCTGACGGCACCGGCCGCGCTGGCGTTGCCTGTGACAGCGCGCGCGCCAAATCTCGCCAACGGGCAGGAGCTGTTCAACGCCGGCGGCTGCGCATCCTGCCATGCGATACCCAACCAGCCGGATCGTCTGCGGCTCGGCGGCGGACTGCCGCTCGGCTCGCCGTTCGGGACGTTCTATGCGCCGAATATCTCGCCCGATCCGGTCGACGGCATCGGCCGCTGGAGCGAAGCCGATTTCGTCAACGCCGCGATACGGGGCGTCTCACCGGATGGCACGCATTACTTCCCGGCATTCCCCTACACGTCCTATCATCTGGCTGACGTCGACGATTTTCGCGATCTGTTCGCCTATCTGAAGACGCTGCCGGCCGTGCAGGGCAAGGTGCGCGATCACGATTTGCCGTTTCCTTTCAACATCCGCCGCAATGTCGGCATCTGGAAATTGCTGTTCATGGACGGCAAACCGTTCGCGCCGGATGCATCGCGCTCGCCGCAATGGAATCGCGGCGCCTATCTCGTGAACGGTTTCGGCCATTGCGCCGAATGCCACAGCCCGCGCAATTTCTTAGGCGGCATCATCACCTCGCAGCGCTTCGCCGGCGGTCCCAATCCGGACGGCGAGGGCTGGGTGCCGAACATCACCCAGAAGGGCATCGGCGCGTGGAGCGAGAAAGATATTGCCGACTTCCTCGAGACCGGCGACATGCCCGAGGGCGACAGCGCATCGGGCGCGATGCGCCCGGTCATCAAGAACCTGGCGCAGCTCACGCGCGAGGACCGCGCCGCGATGGCCGCCTATCTCAAGTCGCTGCCGCCGGTCGATGGTCCGACGCCGCCCAAACGCAAGGCGGGTGGCGGCTGA
- a CDS encoding DegT/DnrJ/EryC1/StrS family aminotransferase has protein sequence MNQHLRSDPIPFIDVSSQRRRLGASLDAAVKRVLDHCQFVNGPEVTELEKQLAAYCGAKHVIACSSGTDALLMVLMAKNVGPGDAVLCPSFTFIATASPAARTGATPVYVDVDEATFNMSPESLKRGIATARKAGLKPVAVIPVDLFGQPADHDAIAEIAKAEGLFVLDDAAQGFGASYKGRKLGTFGLATTTSFFPAKPLGCFGDGGAIFTDDDELAATLRSIRVHGQGVDKYDNVRLGLTGRLDTMQAAILLEKLTIFDDEVAARNKVAERYARGLSNVVTVPRLAPGNTSVWAQYTIRLPEGTDRDGFAAALKAQGVPTAIYYGKSMHQQTAYKQYPVADGGLPACESLSQDVISLPMHAYLTEADQERIIAAVRGAIAG, from the coding sequence ATGAACCAGCATCTGCGTTCGGATCCCATTCCCTTCATCGATGTCAGCTCGCAGCGCCGCCGGCTCGGCGCCTCGCTCGATGCCGCCGTCAAGCGCGTGCTCGACCATTGCCAGTTCGTCAACGGACCTGAAGTCACCGAGCTCGAGAAGCAGCTCGCGGCCTATTGCGGCGCCAAGCACGTCATCGCCTGCTCCAGCGGCACCGATGCGCTTCTGATGGTGCTGATGGCAAAGAACGTCGGCCCCGGCGATGCCGTGCTGTGCCCGTCGTTCACCTTCATCGCGACCGCATCGCCGGCGGCCCGGACCGGAGCGACGCCGGTTTACGTCGATGTCGACGAAGCCACCTTCAACATGAGCCCGGAGTCGCTGAAGCGCGGCATCGCGACCGCCCGCAAGGCCGGCCTGAAGCCCGTCGCGGTCATTCCCGTCGACCTGTTCGGACAGCCGGCCGATCACGATGCCATCGCCGAGATCGCCAAGGCCGAGGGCCTGTTCGTGCTCGATGACGCCGCCCAGGGTTTTGGCGCCAGCTACAAGGGCCGCAAGCTCGGTACCTTCGGGCTCGCCACCACGACCAGCTTCTTCCCGGCGAAGCCGCTCGGCTGCTTCGGCGACGGCGGCGCGATCTTCACCGATGACGACGAGCTCGCCGCGACGCTGCGCAGCATCCGCGTGCACGGGCAGGGCGTCGACAAATACGACAACGTCCGCCTCGGCCTGACCGGCCGGCTCGACACCATGCAGGCCGCGATCCTGCTCGAGAAGCTGACGATTTTCGACGACGAGGTCGCCGCCCGCAACAAGGTCGCGGAGCGCTATGCGCGGGGCCTGTCGAACGTCGTCACCGTGCCGCGTCTGGCGCCGGGCAATACCTCGGTCTGGGCGCAATACACCATCCGCCTTCCTGAGGGCACCGACCGCGACGGCTTCGCCGCCGCGCTGAAGGCCCAGGGCGTGCCGACCGCGATCTATTACGGCAAGTCGATGCACCAGCAGACTGCCTACAAGCAATATCCGGTCGCCGACGGCGGCCTGCCTGCTTGCGAGAGCCTGTCGCAGGACGTCATCAGCCTGCCGATGCACGCCTACCTGACCGAAGCCGATCAGGAGCGAATCATCGCCGCCGTGCGCGGCGCGATCGCGGGCTGA
- a CDS encoding cytochrome c, whose amino-acid sequence MKRMMIVAGTLLLGAGAVMAQQEIAVQQDNLMRSIAKNQYGIILKMTKGDIPYDQKAVDEAIASIEADVGKIAKTFEVNPKQDVVNATYGSSPKVWQSKADFDSKIPPVQKAIAEVKGKITDVASLKTAYTGINDRCNDCHETYRVKLK is encoded by the coding sequence ATGAAGCGGATGATGATTGTCGCGGGCACCCTGCTGCTGGGTGCGGGCGCCGTGATGGCGCAGCAGGAGATTGCCGTCCAGCAGGACAATCTGATGCGCTCGATCGCCAAGAACCAGTATGGCATCATCCTGAAGATGACGAAGGGCGATATCCCCTACGACCAGAAGGCGGTCGATGAGGCCATTGCCAGCATCGAGGCCGACGTCGGCAAGATCGCCAAGACGTTCGAGGTCAATCCCAAGCAGGACGTCGTGAACGCGACCTACGGCTCGTCGCCGAAAGTCTGGCAGAGCAAGGCCGATTTCGACTCGAAGATCCCACCGGTGCAGAAGGCGATCGCCGAGGTCAAGGGCAAGATCACCGACGTGGCCAGCCTCAAGACCGCCTACACGGGGATCAACGACCGCTGCAACGATTGCCACGAGACGTACCGGGTGAAGCTGAAATAG